From a region of the Paenibacillus segetis genome:
- a CDS encoding Asp23/Gls24 family envelope stress response protein has product MTIKLDTEYGQINISDEAIAVIAGSAAMECYGLVGMASRKQFKDGIAELLGRENLARGVEVNLENNRLSIHLHIIVSYGTKISEVAHNIQLKVKYVLNEVVGLTVDKVSISVQGVRVSS; this is encoded by the coding sequence GTGACTATAAAACTGGATACCGAGTATGGACAAATCAATATATCGGATGAAGCAATAGCGGTTATCGCCGGATCGGCCGCCATGGAATGTTATGGACTGGTAGGAATGGCAAGCCGAAAGCAGTTTAAAGACGGCATCGCCGAATTGCTCGGGCGTGAGAATCTAGCCCGGGGTGTGGAAGTAAACCTGGAGAATAATCGATTATCAATCCATCTTCATATTATAGTCAGTTATGGTACTAAAATTTCCGAGGTTGCACACAACATACAGTTAAAAGTGAAATACGTGTTAAATGAAGTCGTTGGACTGACTGTAGATAAAGTCAGCATTTCAGTTCAAGGCGTACGTGTATCAAGCTAG